A section of the Malus sylvestris chromosome 17, drMalSylv7.2, whole genome shotgun sequence genome encodes:
- the LOC126610876 gene encoding 30S ribosomal protein S17, chloroplastic-like, with translation MSLTASLLHPSPKLSTPFLHGSSTPFSPLSKPTSSLAFPTPQRLTFLPPIRALKYLQGRVVCATSDKTVAVEVTRLAPHPKYKRRVRKKKKYQAHDPDNQFQVGDVVQLEKCRPISKTKTFLAVPVPAKKSKSKSGEGDAPNELGIPLESLQV, from the coding sequence ATGTCACTCACAGCTTCACTCCTCCACCCCTCTCCCAAGCTCTCCACCCCTTTCCTCCATGGCTCCTCCACCCCCTTCTCCCCCCTTTCCAAACCCACTTCCTCCCTCGCCTTCCCCACCCCACAACGCCTCACTTTCCTCCCGCCCATCAGAGCCCTGAAGTACCTCCAAGGCCGCGTCGTCTGCGCCACCAGCGACAAGACCGTCGCCGTCGAAGTCACCCGCCTCGCCCCGCACCCCAAGTACAAGAGGCGGgtcaggaagaagaagaagtaccAGGCCCACGACCCGGATAACCAGTTCCAGGTTGGGGACGTTGTCCAGCTTGAAAAATGCAGACCCATTAGCAAGACCAAGACTTTTCTTGCTGTGCCGGTTCCTGCCAAGAAATCGAAGAGCAAGTCCGGTGAAGGCGATGCGCCGAATGAGCTCGGGATTCCCTTGGAGTCTCTGCAGGTTTAG
- the LOC126610465 gene encoding photosystem I reaction center subunit VI-2, chloroplastic-like — MASLATLAAVQPATINGLGGSSLTGTKLVVKPTRQSIRTKNIRSGAVVAKYGDKSVYFDLEDLGNTTGKWDLYGSDAPSPYNPLQSKFFETFAAPFTKRGLLLKFLILGGASTIAYLSATASDDILPIKKGPQLPPKLGPRGKI; from the exons ATGGCATCTCTGGCAACCCTAGCAGCCGTTCAACCGGCCACCATTAACGGCCTCGGCGGAAGCTCCCTCACCGGAACAAAGCTCGTTGTGAAGCCCACTCGCCAGAGCATCAGAACCAAAAACATCAG GAGTGGTGCTGTGGTGGCCAAGTACGGAGACAAGAGCGTCTACTTTGACCTTGAGGATCTGGGCAACACCACCGGGAAGTGGGACTTGTACGGTTCAGATGCGCCCTCACCTTACAACCCTCTTCAG AGCAAGTTCTTTGAGACATTTGCTGCTCCATTCACCAAGAGAGGCTTACTCCTCAAGTTCTTGATATTGGGAGGAGCTTCCACCATTGCCTACCTTAGTGCCACTGCCTCCGACGACATTCTACCAATCAAGAAGGGCCCACAACTTCCACCCAAGTTGGGCCCACGTGGCAAGATCTAA